TTGCCGGATCTCGAGCACGAAAATCCCGACGACGGCACGGTGCCGATTCTGGTCAAGCTCGCGCCGGCCAAACGCACGATTTACACCAGCGGTGTATTCATCGATACCGATACCGGTGCGGGCGTGCGTGGCGGCATCGAGCGGCGCTGGGTAAACAGCAAGGGACACAAGCTGAAGTTCCAGCTCGAAATCGCGCAGCGGCTCAAGACGCTGGCGTCGCTGTACACGATTCCGTTGCCGGGCAGCGACAATCGCAGTTTCAATTTCGGCGCCAATTATCGCGACGAAAACACCGACACGAGCAAGTCGCGCACGGCATCGCTGGTCGCGAACGAAACCCGCGAATGGCATGGCTTTACGCGCACGATCGGCGTACACGCGCTGGCCGGAAATTTCACCGTCGCCGACCAGCAAGGCACGACCACGCTGCTGTATCCGGAAGTGTCGCTGACCCGCAAAAAAACCGACAACATTGACTTCACGCACAACGGTTATTCGTTCACAGTCACCGCGCGCGCCGGTGGCGGCGCGACCACGTTTGAGCAGGTCGTGGCTGATGCCAAATACATCCATGCACTCGGCGACAGCAATCGCCTGATCCTGCGCGGCTCGCTCGGCGCGACGCAGGTCGCTGACTTCGACAAGCTGCCGCCGGAACTGCGTTTCTTCGCCGGTGGCGATCGTTCGATTCGCGGCTACGCCTACCAGACCATCGGTCCACTCGACGCCGCCGGCAAAGTCATCGGCGGCAAGCAACTCGCGGTTTTCAGCACCGAAGTCGAACACTATTTCACGCCGACCTGGGGCATCGCCACGTTCATCGATACCGGCAATGCCTTCGGCGGCAGTTCTGCGGCGAGCACTCTGCCGCTCGGCGCCACGCCGGTCGATGGCGGCAGCAAATTCAAGATCGGCACCGGCCTCGGGCTGCGCTGGCGCTCGCCGGTCGGCATGGTGCGCGTGGATCTCGGCACGCCGATCAACGATCCGCTGCATGGCGGTGTGCAACTGCATCTGACGATCGGGCCAGACTTATGAAAATTCTGCGCTGGTTGCTCGGCATCGTTGCGGTATTGCTGCTGGTCGTGGTGGTTGCGGCGTTGTGGGCGTTGCGCACCGAATCAGGCTCGGGCTTTGTACTGGCGCGCGTGCAGGCTTCGCTAGGCGACAAACTCGCGATCCGGAAAATTTCCGGCACGCTCGCTGGTCCGCTGATTCTGGAGGGCGTGCGTTATCGCGATACCGGCATCGATGCACAAATCGAGCGCGTGACCTTTGATGCCGAACTGCTGCCGTTGTGGAGCAAGACGCTGCACATTCGCAACCTCGAACTCGCCGGTTTGAATGTCGCATTGACGACGCAGCCTGCCCCCACCGCAACGCCACCCTCCGAACCTTTTTCGACACAGTTGCCGCTGTCGATTCTGCTCGACCGTTTGCATATTGAGCACGCCGCAATCACGCAGGACGCCAAGCCGGTTTTTGCACTGGATACGCTCGATACCGCGGCACGCTGGACTGCCACTGAAATCGCCATCGGCAAATTCTCGTTGCGTGCGCCGGACGGTTCGATCGACTTGAATGCAAACGTGGCCAATGCGCGCGGTTATCGTGGCGGCGGCAAACTCAGCTTCGACTGGCATGTCGCCGAGCAGCATTACGCCGGCACTCTCGATGCGAGCAGCGATGGCAGCAAGGCAATCACGGCGTTGCTGCTGGCGCAGCCGATCGCGGCCACCTTGCATGCCGATGTGCTGCAGAACGATGCGCTGCCGTGGACATTGACGCTGTCGGTGCCGAGTTTTGATCCGCGTATTTTGTCGCCCGACAGCACGCTGAAAACGCTCACCGCCGAACTCAGCGGCGAGGGCGACAAGCGTAGCGCCAACGTTACCGGTGCGCTGACGGCAGATGCGCATCGCATCAATCTCGATCCGCTCAAGCTGGCTTTGGATGGCCAAACGCTGAAGCTGCTCGCACTGACTTTGACCACACCCGAAGCTGCCGGAAAACTGCACGCGCAGGGCGAAGTGAAACTCGATGCCAAACCGGTTTCCGCGCAACTTGCATTGAGCTGGGAAGACGTCGTCTTGCCGGTAAACCTGGCCGGCCAAACCTTGGCGAGTCATGGCGAGATCAACACGCAAGGCAGCGCCGAACAGTTCGCCGCGCAAGGCAAACTCAGCCTCGGTCCGCCGGGACAACTCGCCGATATCGTGCTCGATCTCAGCGGCACGCCACAGGCGATTGCGCTCAAGGCGCTCGATATCAGTCGCGGCAGCGCTGGTTCGCTCGACGCGCACGGCACCGTCAACTTGCAACCGCAACTCGGCTGGGATCTGACCGCAAAAGCCGACAAGCTGAATCCCGGCGCGTTTGCCAAGGACTGGCCCGGCGCGATCAATTTTTCGCTGGTCACCCAAGGCACACAAACTCCGGACGGCCCCGCTGCAACCATCAAGCTCAGCCAGCTCAGCGGCACGTTGCGGCAACGCCCGCTGGCCGGCAGCGCCGATCTGAAAATCAAGCCGAAGTTCGTGCTCGATGGCACGCTCGAGCTGAACTCGGGCAAGAGCGAAATCAGCGTGCGTGGTCGCGGTGGCGAACAGACCGATGCCGACATCACCCTCGCGATCGCGAGCCTCGGCGACTGGCTGCCGAAAAGTGCAGGCAGTCTGCGCGGACAATTCCATGTCAACGGAAAATGGCCGGCGATCGATGTGAACGGTCAGCTCGATGCGCAAAAAATTGTCTCGGGCACAAGCCACCTCGATAGCTTGAATCTGCGCATCAACGCCCACGATTTGAGCAAGCCGCAGGGCCAGCTTGATCTGCATGCGAATGGAATTGCCGCGGCGCAATTCAGCATCAGCGATCTCACCCTGAAGGCGAATGGCAGTCAGGCCGCGCACCAGTTGCAACTCGACGCCACCGGCACGCCACTCGGCGCGCATTTGTCGCTGAGCGGCGGTCTGCAAGGCGACGATTGGCAAGGCGCATTGAACACGCTTTTGCTGCAGATCAAGGATCAGCCGGATTGGACTTTGCAGCAACCGGCCAGCATCGCGTATGTCAAAGGCGATCTGCAGCTTGGCGAGTTTTGCCTGAAGGGCGGCGCGCCTTCGTTATGCCTCAGCGCTACGCAAATGGCGAGCGGCGCGTCGCATGGCCAGTTCCGCCTCGAACACCTGCCGCTGGCGATGCTGGCGAAACTCGCCAGCCCGGAATCGACGCTCAAGCTCAACGGTGAAATTAACGGCAATGGCGACTTCTCCCGAGCCGGTAGCGGCGAACTCAGCGGCAAGGCCACACTGAGTTCGACGAGCGGCGGCATCATCTACCCGGACGATGCGACACATCCGTTGTTGAGCTACGAAAATTTCGCGATCGACACGGTGCTATCGCCCCAACAGATCGCTACCAGCTTGCACGCCGCGTTCAACGACGGCGGACGTCTGGACGGCCAAATCACGCTGGACGGTGCGGCCGGCAGCGACCAAGCATTGAACGGCAAGATCGAATTCGGGCTGAAGAATCTCGGCTTCATCGAGCTGTTCACCGCCGAGCTAGTTTCGACCAAGGGCCAGATCGACGGCACCCTGCATCTTGGCGGCAGCAGCAGCAAACCGAATATCAGCGGCGATCTCGCACTGACCAATTTCGCCAGCGAAGTACCGAGCGCGGGATTGAAGTTGCACGACGGTGCGATCAAGCTCAATTCCAGCGATGGCGAGCAATTTGCGATCGACGGCACGCTCGGTTCAGGCGCCGGTGCGTTGTCCGTGCAAGGCACGCTCGGCGTGGCGGCGAACGCGCCACTGCGGCTGCATATCAAGGGCGACAAATTCATCGCTGCGGATATTCCAGCGGCGCGCGCGGTGATCGCGCCGGACCTCAATGTGATCGGCGACGGCAAAAGTTATCGGGTCGATGGCGAAGTGGAATTGTCCAGCGCCGATATCGATCTGGCCAAGTTGCCGGGTGGCGGCACGGCCACCGCGAAACGCTCGGCCGACGTCGTGATCGTCGGCGAAGATCAGCAAAAAGCCGCAGCGAGTTTGCCGCTTACCGCGAACGTCACGATCAAGCTCGGCCAAGGCGAAAAGCTCAATCTGGATTTGCGCCAAGGCCAGGAAATCAAGCTCAAGGGATTTGGTTTGGACGGCACCTTGGCGGGCCAGCTTGTGGTGTCCGAGTTGCCCGGGCGACCGACCTCGGCGCGCGGTCAGATCAATGTCAACGGCACCTACAAAGCCTACGGTCAGGATCTGAAGATTCAGGATGGCCGCCTGCAGTTTGCCGGGCCGATCGATAACCCGGGCTTGGATATCCGCGCGATTCGCGTGCTCGCCGATCAGAACATCACCGCCGGCGTACGCGTGCAGGGCACCGCCAATCGACCCGCACTGACGGTGTATTCGGATCCGGTGATGGATCAATCCGAGGCACTGTCCTACCTCGTGCTCGGCAAGCCGTTGCGCTCGGCCTCGGGCGATGATTCGAATCGCCTCGGCGCTGCCGCGACCGCGCTCGGCACAGCCAGCGGCGATCTGCTCGCAAAAAGCATCGGCGGCAAACTTGGCGTGGACGATATCGGTGTGGCCGACAATTCCACGCTCGGCGGCGCCGCATTCAGCGTCGGCAAATATCTGTCACCGCGTTTGTACGTGAGTTACGGCGTCGGCATTTTTACGCCGGGCGAACTCGTAACGCTGCGCTACAAGTTGACCGAGCGCTACAACATCGAAGTGCAAAGCGCATCGACCTCGAATCGCGCCGGTATCAATTATCGTTACGAGCATTGAGCACGATCGCGAGATTGTTTGATCGCGGAAGCTCGACCAATCAACACTGTTGCTGGAATTTATCGCAGCGCCTGCGTCGCAAGAAACTCGGCGCGCAACTCGCCGTAGTCGAGCAGATGGCTGCGCATCCACTGCTGTAGCTTCGGACCGAACAAGGCGTCGAATTTCGGTCGCGCTGGTAACAGACGACCACTCACGGCACTCTTGAGCCAAGGTTCTTCGCCAAAATTCAATTCTTGCGCGGATTGCAGATCGCAGTCGGAATCGACCCCAATGAACTTGCACAAGCGACGGCGTTCGTTTTCAAAATCGGCAACCAGATCTTCGTAGAACACAAAACAATGCTCGGGCTGGCCAACGCACGCGCGGTGGATCGTCATCGCACGATTCCAATAATCCACCCACCACGACAGGCCGCGATCAAATGCCGACGCTGCGCCACGATTGCCATAACGCATCACTGCATCGAGCGTAGAAGCGATCACGTCTTCGCCATTGCGCAGCAGATGAATAAATTTCACGCCGGGCACATAACGTCGGATTTCTTCCACGTAATGCACATGGTTGGGCGTTTTCTCCAGCCAAGCCTGACACCCCTGCGCGGCCGCACTGTGATCGAGCATATCGACCAGCGCCTGTGTCCCAGCCTGCAGACTCCAGCAACGCAAGAAGGTCGGCGTGGCACTGCCTAGGCCAGCGGCGATAGTCGTCAAGGCCGCACGCGCCCTGCGTCGCGAACGTGTACGCACAAGCCAGCCGTTGCGGTGGTAGGCGACCGGACGCGCCGACGCTTGCGGGTGCACGCGTCTATCCAGATCGAGCAGAATATTTTCGAAAAAAGACGTTTCCGGCAACGAAAAAATCTGCGGATGACGCGCCAGCGTGGCCTGCACAAATGTCGTGCCGGAGCGCGGACAGCCGACTAGAAAAATTCGTTGCATGTCTTTTGCGTCGGTGCGAAATCGCATCAGTCTTCAGTTATTCCCGGAATCAATACGCAGCTTTTCTGCGCGTAAACAACATCGCCACATTGGTCGTACTCATCAATCAGCGAAAACTGTGAACCACGTCATCTAAGTACGTTTGCGGCAACGTCAGGTTGACCGATAGCGATACAAAATGACGTAAATCACATGTAACAAATTGCAAAGTGAGCTCACAGGCGTGTCTGTGCACGTATGCTAGACATATGATTGTTGAAACTAGCCCCATGATTTCCGTACAACGCGCACCACCGCTGCGAATTCTGCTCGCCGACGACGACGAGGAGCTGTCGCAGTTGCTGCGCGATTTCCTGCTCCGCGAAGGCTTTGCGGTAGAACTCGCGCACGACGGCGACCGCGCCTTGGTACTCGCCCAGGAAGGCGGTTTCGATGCCCTGATCCTGGATGTGATGATGCCGGTGCGCTCCGGCTTCGACTTGCTGCGAGAATTGCGGCGCACCTCCACTTTGCCAGTGCTGATGTTGACCGCACTCGGCGAGGACATCGACAAGATTCTCGGCCTTGAACTCGGCGCTGATGACTACGTACCCAAACCGTGCAACCCACGCGAAATCGCGGCACGTCTGCGCGCGATCCTGCGCCGCACGCGGGGTGGTGATGCCGATGGCAGTCGACTGGTCGATATGAACATCGGCCCGATCAGCCTGCGCGCCGCGTCGCGCAGCGTCACCGCCTACAACCAGCCGGTGACCCTGACTACGACCGAGTTCAATATTCTCGCCCACCTCATGCGCGAGGCCGGCCGCGTGGTCAGCAAAGAAACATTGTCGCAAGCCGTATTGGGTCGCCCGCTCGGCCCGTTTGATCGCAGCATCGATGTACACATCTCGAAAGTGCGACGCAAACTCGGCGGCGACAGCGAAGCCGAAGCCTTGATCAGCACGATCCATCGCAGCGGTTATCTGTTCCGCGTTTTCGTATAAGCCGATTCGTTCCTCCCGATCCGCCGTGACTCCGCGATAATCTGTATTCTTGCCGCGCGCCACTGAGTTTTTCGCAGGCAACGTACTTCGGGATTCAACGACGATGGGCAAATTGTTCTGGCGCATTTTTTTATTGTTCTCGACCACCGCCGTGGTGTTGATCGTGGCGATGACGTGGGTCGCGATCAGCAATTTCGAGAACGAAAAAATTCCCGGGCTCGGCATCTCGCGCGCCGAAGCTGGCATGAACGATCAACTGCGCCGCGCCGCGCAGGAACTCGCCAGCGGCGGTCAGGAAGGTTTGAGCATGTGGTTGCGAGGCATCGTCAACTACGGCCCGATTCAGCTCGCCGTGCTGGATGAGAATCGGCATGAGCTGCTCGGGCGCGCAATACCCGCCGAGATCGTCGAAACCGCTGCGCATACCACCGACGACAGCGGAGAGGTCAACGGCAAGCGCTTGCGCACGCGCTTGCTCGAGGGTCGCAACGGTGAGCGTTATGTCGCCGTCGCCTACTTCGAGGCCTCGCCGATTGCACGGCTTTTGTATTACCGACCGCGCACGTCGTGGATGCAGTTTGGCTTGGCCTTTCTGCTCAGTGCATTCGCTGGCGTCGTGCTGGCGTATTACATCAGCGCGCCGCTGGATCGCATCCGCCGCAGCACCAAGCGCTTCGCCTCTGGCGACCTTGATACACGTGTCGGCCGGCTACCCTTCGGTCGCAGCGAGGAGGTCGTCGCACTCGCATCCGAGTTCGACCAGATGGCCGCACGCATCAAAGAACTGATCGAAGGTCAGCGCCGTTTGGTGCGCGATATTTCGCACGAAATGCGCTCGCCACTCGCGCGCGCGCGGGTCGCGCTCGAGCTCGTGCGGCAGCAGGACGATGGCCGCAGCACGTCGCACCTCGATCGCATCGAACACGAGGCCGAACGCCTCGAATACATGATCTCGCAGGCGATCGAATTGTCGCGCATGGAAACCAGCACGATGCTGCGTATCGAGGACATCGAGCTTGATCAACTACTCGACGATATCGTCGCCAATGCCGCGTTCGAAATCCAGGTGGACAAGCGCAGCATCCGCATCGAACAGACACGCGCAATCACCGTGCAGGGCGAACGCGAAGTGCTGCACAGCGCGATCGAAAATATCGTGCGTAACGCGTTGCGTTATACCGCCGCAGACAGCAGCGTGGCGGTGCGCCTCGATACGCATCTGGTCGAACAACGCCAGCTCGCACGGATTCGTGTGCAGGATCACGGCCCCGGCGTTTCGGCCAGCGATTGCGACAAGATTTTCGAACCGTTTTATCGCACTGATGCCGCACGCCAGCGCACTAGCGGCGGTAGCGGACTCGGGCTCGCGATCGCGCGCCGCGGCATCGAGCGACAACGCGGCCAGATCAAGGCGCGCAACGGCGAAAAAGGCGGCCTCGAAGTGGAAATCCTGCTACCCGTCGTTTGAGTAAGCGCTGAGTTAGTGATGCCATAATGCGTCGAGTAATCTTCCCGGCTGGCTGAGAAACATGCGGATTCTTTTGGTCGAAGATGCCCTGCCCTTGCGCGACGCACTGGCGAACAGCCTGATCGATGACGGTCATGTCGTTGACTGCGCAGGTGACGGCGCCGAGGCGCTTGGTTTCATCGGCGGCTACAACTACGAGATCGTGGTGCTGGATCTAATGCTGCCGCGCGTCGATGGCTTGACAGTGCTACGCAAGCTGCGCGAATCCGGACGCGACTCGCGTGTGCTCGTGCTGTCTGCACGCGATCACGTCAACGACCGCGTGCAGGCACTCAATCTCGGTGCCGACGATTACCTCGTCAAACCTTTCGCCATCGACGAGTTGCGCGCGCGCATCAATGCGCTGAGTCGACGCGCATTAAGCCACGGCGAAATGCGCCTGCTGGTCGGCGATCTCGAAGTCGATACCTCCATCCGCTTGGCAAAAGCGCGTGGCGAACCACTCGCGCTGTCGCCGAAAGAATATGCGCTGCTCGAAGCGCTGGTGCGTGAGCGTGGACGTGTGCACAGCCGCCAGAGTTTGTTCGAGCGCATTTACGATTCGAAGAGCGAGGCGTCGGATCGCGTCGTCGAAGTATTGATCAGCACCTTGCGCGCCAAACTCTTGCGCGCCGGACTCAAGGACATCATCGAAACGCGGCGCGGTTATGGTTATCTGGTTTCGTAGTTTACTGCGCCGATCGATCCGCATGCGCCTGACCATCACGCTGTGCGTGGGTCTGGGCGTGATGCTCGCGGC
The sequence above is drawn from the Pseudolysobacter antarcticus genome and encodes:
- a CDS encoding autotransporter assembly complex protein TamA, with the translated sequence MIFLLRPKPAMSRIFLLSTLLLSGIAHAGKLTLTIDGVDGELHTAALNSTELSQYTSRDVSAAQVRRLYDHAAAQIAKSLEPYGYYHAKVSGDLKETAQGWNALLHVAPGEPVTVEMLTIDLGDAPHQEKTVADALKAFAPQTGQRLDHAAYEKSKLTLQTTLLEHGYLDAKLDTHVVAVTRDSNRAAITLQWNIGPHYRIGVTQFSGGQLDEGFLDRYLPWKPGDDYRTGKLLTLQQRLVDADYFSIVEVLPDLEHENPDDGTVPILVKLAPAKRTIYTSGVFIDTDTGAGVRGGIERRWVNSKGHKLKFQLEIAQRLKTLASLYTIPLPGSDNRSFNFGANYRDENTDTSKSRTASLVANETREWHGFTRTIGVHALAGNFTVADQQGTTTLLYPEVSLTRKKTDNIDFTHNGYSFTVTARAGGGATTFEQVVADAKYIHALGDSNRLILRGSLGATQVADFDKLPPELRFFAGGDRSIRGYAYQTIGPLDAAGKVIGGKQLAVFSTEVEHYFTPTWGIATFIDTGNAFGGSSAASTLPLGATPVDGGSKFKIGTGLGLRWRSPVGMVRVDLGTPINDPLHGGVQLHLTIGPDL
- a CDS encoding translocation/assembly module TamB domain-containing protein produces the protein MKILRWLLGIVAVLLLVVVVAALWALRTESGSGFVLARVQASLGDKLAIRKISGTLAGPLILEGVRYRDTGIDAQIERVTFDAELLPLWSKTLHIRNLELAGLNVALTTQPAPTATPPSEPFSTQLPLSILLDRLHIEHAAITQDAKPVFALDTLDTAARWTATEIAIGKFSLRAPDGSIDLNANVANARGYRGGGKLSFDWHVAEQHYAGTLDASSDGSKAITALLLAQPIAATLHADVLQNDALPWTLTLSVPSFDPRILSPDSTLKTLTAELSGEGDKRSANVTGALTADAHRINLDPLKLALDGQTLKLLALTLTTPEAAGKLHAQGEVKLDAKPVSAQLALSWEDVVLPVNLAGQTLASHGEINTQGSAEQFAAQGKLSLGPPGQLADIVLDLSGTPQAIALKALDISRGSAGSLDAHGTVNLQPQLGWDLTAKADKLNPGAFAKDWPGAINFSLVTQGTQTPDGPAATIKLSQLSGTLRQRPLAGSADLKIKPKFVLDGTLELNSGKSEISVRGRGGEQTDADITLAIASLGDWLPKSAGSLRGQFHVNGKWPAIDVNGQLDAQKIVSGTSHLDSLNLRINAHDLSKPQGQLDLHANGIAAAQFSISDLTLKANGSQAAHQLQLDATGTPLGAHLSLSGGLQGDDWQGALNTLLLQIKDQPDWTLQQPASIAYVKGDLQLGEFCLKGGAPSLCLSATQMASGASHGQFRLEHLPLAMLAKLASPESTLKLNGEINGNGDFSRAGSGELSGKATLSSTSGGIIYPDDATHPLLSYENFAIDTVLSPQQIATSLHAAFNDGGRLDGQITLDGAAGSDQALNGKIEFGLKNLGFIELFTAELVSTKGQIDGTLHLGGSSSKPNISGDLALTNFASEVPSAGLKLHDGAIKLNSSDGEQFAIDGTLGSGAGALSVQGTLGVAANAPLRLHIKGDKFIAADIPAARAVIAPDLNVIGDGKSYRVDGEVELSSADIDLAKLPGGGTATAKRSADVVIVGEDQQKAAASLPLTANVTIKLGQGEKLNLDLRQGQEIKLKGFGLDGTLAGQLVVSELPGRPTSARGQINVNGTYKAYGQDLKIQDGRLQFAGPIDNPGLDIRAIRVLADQNITAGVRVQGTANRPALTVYSDPVMDQSEALSYLVLGKPLRSASGDDSNRLGAAATALGTASGDLLAKSIGGKLGVDDIGVADNSTLGGAAFSVGKYLSPRLYVSYGVGIFTPGELVTLRYKLTERYNIEVQSASTSNRAGINYRYEH
- a CDS encoding sulfotransferase family protein, coding for MQRIFLVGCPRSGTTFVQATLARHPQIFSLPETSFFENILLDLDRRVHPQASARPVAYHRNGWLVRTRSRRRARAALTTIAAGLGSATPTFLRCWSLQAGTQALVDMLDHSAAAQGCQAWLEKTPNHVHYVEEIRRYVPGVKFIHLLRNGEDVIASTLDAVMRYGNRGAASAFDRGLSWWVDYWNRAMTIHRACVGQPEHCFVFYEDLVADFENERRRLCKFIGVDSDCDLQSAQELNFGEEPWLKSAVSGRLLPARPKFDALFGPKLQQWMRSHLLDYGELRAEFLATQALR
- a CDS encoding response regulator transcription factor, producing MISVQRAPPLRILLADDDEELSQLLRDFLLREGFAVELAHDGDRALVLAQEGGFDALILDVMMPVRSGFDLLRELRRTSTLPVLMLTALGEDIDKILGLELGADDYVPKPCNPREIAARLRAILRRTRGGDADGSRLVDMNIGPISLRAASRSVTAYNQPVTLTTTEFNILAHLMREAGRVVSKETLSQAVLGRPLGPFDRSIDVHISKVRRKLGGDSEAEALISTIHRSGYLFRVFV
- a CDS encoding ATP-binding protein, with the protein product MGKLFWRIFLLFSTTAVVLIVAMTWVAISNFENEKIPGLGISRAEAGMNDQLRRAAQELASGGQEGLSMWLRGIVNYGPIQLAVLDENRHELLGRAIPAEIVETAAHTTDDSGEVNGKRLRTRLLEGRNGERYVAVAYFEASPIARLLYYRPRTSWMQFGLAFLLSAFAGVVLAYYISAPLDRIRRSTKRFASGDLDTRVGRLPFGRSEEVVALASEFDQMAARIKELIEGQRRLVRDISHEMRSPLARARVALELVRQQDDGRSTSHLDRIEHEAERLEYMISQAIELSRMETSTMLRIEDIELDQLLDDIVANAAFEIQVDKRSIRIEQTRAITVQGEREVLHSAIENIVRNALRYTAADSSVAVRLDTHLVEQRQLARIRVQDHGPGVSASDCDKIFEPFYRTDAARQRTSGGSGLGLAIARRGIERQRGQIKARNGEKGGLEVEILLPVV
- a CDS encoding response regulator transcription factor; translated protein: MRILLVEDALPLRDALANSLIDDGHVVDCAGDGAEALGFIGGYNYEIVVLDLMLPRVDGLTVLRKLRESGRDSRVLVLSARDHVNDRVQALNLGADDYLVKPFAIDELRARINALSRRALSHGEMRLLVGDLEVDTSIRLAKARGEPLALSPKEYALLEALVRERGRVHSRQSLFERIYDSKSEASDRVVEVLISTLRAKLLRAGLKDIIETRRGYGYLVS